TCACCGTCACCGAGGAGATCGGGCACGGGGCCAGCCACGGCCTCGACCCGGACGTGGCGGAGATCGTCTCGGTGGACGCCGCGGTGGTCGCCCCCGGACAGCAGTCCCGGGAGGACGCGGCGACCCTGGCGATGGGCGACGGGGTGGGCCCGTTCGACTACCACCTGACCCGCAACCTGGCCGCCATCGCGAGGGAGCACGGCGTCGACCTGGTCCGGGACGTCTTCGACTACTACCGCTCGGACGTGGCCGCGGCCGTCGAGGCGGGCGCGCACGCCCGGGTGGCGCTGCTCGGCTTCGGCGTCGACGCCACCCACGGCCACGAGCGCACCCACCTCGACGGGCTGCGCCACCTCACCCAACTGCTCTGCCTCTACCTGCAGAGCGACCTGGTCTTCCCCGAGTGGGACGCCGAGCCGGCGGGCGACCTGGCCGACTTCCCGTCGCTGGCCGTCCAGCCGGCCTCCGAGGAGGGCCCGCGCGAGGGCCCGATCGGCGTCGCCGAACCGGCCTCGCAGGGCCCGGTGTAAGCCCACCCGGGGCTACGAAGCTGATGTCGTGGATGACTCACCCCGGCGGCCCGGGCGCTAATCCATTCACGTCATCAGCTTCGTAGCGACCCGCCGCACCCGCCGTCAGCGGAACTGGGCGAAGAAGGCGCGCAGATCGGCGGCGAAGGCGTACGGCTCGTCCATCGCCACGAAGTGGCTGCCCGGGTTCCCCTCCGGCCAGTGCGTGATCCGGTTGTGCCGCTCCGCGAGCCGGCGGATCCCGGGGGCGCCGGAGTACACGCCGGTCGGGACCAGGTTTTGCCCCTGCGGCCAGGCGAAGGCGGTGTTGTCGTACATGAACCAGGACGACGAGCCGGAGGTGCCGGTGAACCACCAGAGGCTCACGTTGGTCAGCAGCAGATCGCGGTCGATCGCCTTCTCCGGGACGTCCACCGTCCAGGTGAACTCCTTGAACTTGTGGATCATCCAGGCCAGCAGCCCGACCGGGGAGTCCTGCCACGCATAGCTGAACGTCTGCGGGGCGGCCCGCAGCAGGCCGTGGTGGTCCACCCCGACGCCGGCCCACTCCCGCATCTGGTGGTAGAACGCCCGCTCGGGTTCGGTCAGCTCCGGCAGGTCCGCCTCGGTGGGCATGCCGAGCCCGCCGGTGACGTACGCGCCGACCACCCGCTCCGGCGCGGCCCGGGCCACCTCCGGTGCGACGTACGCCCCGAGATCGCCGCCCTGGACGCCGTACCGGTCGTACCCGAGCCGGCGCATCAGCTCCGCGAACATCCGCCCGACCCGAGCGACGGAGAAACCGGCCTCCGCCGGCGGGGCGGAGAACCCGAAGCCGGGCACCGACGGCACCACCACGTGGAACGCCTGCCCGGGGTCGCCACCGTGGGCGCGCGGATCGGTGAGCGGCCCGATCAGCTCGGCGAACTCGACGAACGAGTTCGGCCAGCCGTGGGTGAGCAGCAGCGGCAGCGCGTCCGGCTCCGGCGAGCGGACGTGCAGGAAGTGCACGTCGAGGCCGTCGATCTCGGTGTCGAACTGCGAGAACGCGTTCAACCGCGCCTCCTGTGCCCGCCAGTCGTACCCGGTGCGCCAGTGCCCGGCCAGCTCGCGCAGGTGGTCGACCGGCACGCCGCGCTGCCAGTCCTGGCCGGGGAGCTGGCGCGGCCACCGGGTGGCGTCCAGCCGGCGGTGCAGGTCCGCCAGGTCGAACTCGGGGACGTCGATGCGGAAGTTCCTGATCTCGTCGGTCATGCCGAGGACGGTAACCACGATCTAGGTCAGTTCCCGTCCTCGTTCCCTGGCATGCTGGAAAGCGTGACGGACACCCCCGGTCGACTACTCCGACTGCTCTCGCTGCTCCAGACCCCGCGTGAGTGGCCCGGCAGCGAACTGGCCGAGCGCCTGGCCGTCAGCCCTCGCACCATCCGCCGGGACGTCGACCGGCTGCGCGACCTCGGCTACCCGGTGGCGGCCACCCTCGGCGTGACCGGCGGCTACCGGCTGGTCGCCGGGGCCGCCCTGCCACCGCTGCTGCTCGACGACGAGGAGGCGGTGGCCGTCGCGGTCGGCCTGCGGACCGCGGCCCGGCAGGCGGTGACCGGGATCGAGGAGGCCGCGCTGCGGGCGCTGACCAAGCTCGACCAGGTGCTGCCGTCCCGGCTGCGGTACCGGGTCCGCAACCTCACCGCGGCCACCGTGCCGATGGCGCCGTTCGGTGCGCCCGATCCCGTCGACCCCGACGTGCTCACCACGCTCGCCGCCGCGATCAGCGGCCGGCAGCGGGTCCGGTTCGGCTACCGGAGCCACGACGGCACCG
The window above is part of the Micromonospora inositola genome. Proteins encoded here:
- a CDS encoding epoxide hydrolase family protein, which codes for MTDEIRNFRIDVPEFDLADLHRRLDATRWPRQLPGQDWQRGVPVDHLRELAGHWRTGYDWRAQEARLNAFSQFDTEIDGLDVHFLHVRSPEPDALPLLLTHGWPNSFVEFAELIGPLTDPRAHGGDPGQAFHVVVPSVPGFGFSAPPAEAGFSVARVGRMFAELMRRLGYDRYGVQGGDLGAYVAPEVARAAPERVVGAYVTGGLGMPTEADLPELTEPERAFYHQMREWAGVGVDHHGLLRAAPQTFSYAWQDSPVGLLAWMIHKFKEFTWTVDVPEKAIDRDLLLTNVSLWWFTGTSGSSSWFMYDNTAFAWPQGQNLVPTGVYSGAPGIRRLAERHNRITHWPEGNPGSHFVAMDEPYAFAADLRAFFAQFR
- a CDS encoding helix-turn-helix transcriptional regulator, translated to MTDTPGRLLRLLSLLQTPREWPGSELAERLAVSPRTIRRDVDRLRDLGYPVAATLGVTGGYRLVAGAALPPLLLDDEEAVAVAVGLRTAARQAVTGIEEAALRALTKLDQVLPSRLRYRVRNLTAATVPMAPFGAPDPVDPDVLTTLAAAISGRQRVRFGYRSHDGTESRRHVDPYRLVAAGHRWYLVGYDNDRDDWRIYRVDRLADASATGVRAVPRDLPAADAAAYVHEKLYALAPTYRAVATLHAPVAEVRGRVGDGELTPVDERTCRLVSHVDTLDWLAFRLTTLGCEVEVHEPPELRNHLRDLAGRALRASTGQSRPGL